In Pseudomonas campi, the sequence CATTCCACCCATCCCGAGGAAATTCCCATGCGTAAATTGCTCCTGCTGTCCCTGGCCATCGCCAGCCCCCTGGCCTTTGCCGGTCCGCAATGCAGCACGGCCGAGCAGAGCCAGTGGCAGGACCAGACCAAGTTCCAGGAAAACCTCAAGGCCGAAGGCTATGAGATCAAGAAATTCAAAGTCACCGCCGGCAACTGCTATGAAATTTACGGCTGGAACAAGGACAAGCAGAAGGTCGAAATCTACTTCGACCCGGTCAGCGGCAAGGCGGTGAAGAGCGAGATCGACTGATATGGCAGCCCCCACCCTGCGCCTGTGGGACCCACTCGTGCGCCTGTTTCACTGGTCCATGGCCGCCGCCTTCATCGCCAACTACTTCTTTACCGAAGAGGGCGGTGACTGGCACCGCTGGTTCGGCTACTACGCCGTGGGTTGGCTGGCCATTCGCGGAGTGTGGGGCTTTATCGGTACGCCAGCGGCGCGCTGGACGGATTTCTGGCCGACCCCGGCGCGCCTGGCCGAACACCTGCGCGCGCTGCTCGGCGGGCGCCCCTATCACCGCCTCGGCCATTCGCCGTTGGGTGCCCTGGTGATGATCCTGATGATGGTCTTGATGCTCGGCCTGGGCCTGAGCGGCTTCCTGATGGAGGAGGTCGACTACTTCTGGGGCGAAGACTGGATCGAGGAACTGCACGAACTGTTCGCCAATGGCCTGCTGGCCCTGGTTGGCCTGCACCTGCTGGCGGCGCTGGTGGAGAGCGTGCGTTTGCGCGAGAACCTGCCGCTGTCGATGGTCACCGGCAAGCGGCGTCGGCGCTGAGTCTGGGGCCGCGTGCCGGCCCCGCTCGTCGCATGGCTTAGCCGGCCTTGAGCGTCAGCCCGCAGCCCTTGAGGATGATGCGTTCGAGGTTGTCGGCGGCCTCGTCGAAATCGGCTTTCTTCAAGCTGTTCTTGCCGGTCAGGCGGCAGATCTGGCTGGCGAAGTCGGCGTAGTGCTGGGTGCTGCCCCACAGCAGGAAGATCAGGTGGACCGGGTCGATCGGGTCCATCTTGCCGGCATCGATCCATGCCTGGAACACCGCCGCGCGGCCGCGGAACCAGTCGCGGTAGTCCTGGGTGAAGTGGCCGCTCAGGCACTCGCCGCCGCTGATCACTTCCATGGCGAAGATCCGCGAGGCCAATGGCTGGGTGCGCGAGAACTCGATCTTGGCGCGGATATAGCGGCTCAGCGCCTGAGCCGGGTCGTCGTCGACGCTGAGGTTGCTGAACGTGGCATCCCACAGGTCGAGGATGTTGTTGAGCACAGCGACGTACAGGCCCAGCTTGTTGTTGAAGTAGTAGTGCAGGTTGGCCTTGGGCAGCCCCACCGCGAGAGCGATGGTATTCATGCTGGTGCCTTTGTAGCCGTGGCGAGCGAATTGCTCTTCGGCCGCGGCGATGATCGCCTTCTCGTTCTTCTGGCGAATGCGGCCAGCAGGTTTGGCGGGACTCGGAACGGGGGAGGTGTCAGCGGGCATGGAGGGATTCCGTACAAATCAACGGGTTGGTGACGAACAGATACCCCAGCGCGGGTCACGAAACAACCCTTGAGCGTCAAAATCGTGTGCCTTTGGGCAGAAGATTGCCGATTGTCGGCCAATTAGCTGATTTTGCGCCAAAAAACCGTCTTAAAGGACAGGTTAAGAACCCGCCGGTCGCGTTCTGCGCTGCGCTGAAAGCCTTGTGGGACAAGCGTTCCAGGTGGCTGGTTGGTTCTAGGAAGACTTCTCTCTCCCATGAATGGAAGAGGGTGGGAGGGCGAGGCCGTGCTGTCTGTTTTTACCCTCTCCCCCGGCCCCTCTCCCACCTCTCATAAACAAAGAATGGGAGAGGGGAGAAAAGCGCCTACCTCCGCCCCTTTCCCCACCCACAATCCCGTCAGCTCCCCGTCTCCGCCAACGCCTCGAGAAAACTCTCCAGCACCAGTTGCGGACGCCGGCCCTTGCGTGTCACCGAGGCCAGGGTCAGCTCATAGAAACGCGAGTCCGGCTTTAGCACGCGCAGGCGGCCCTGCTGCACCCACTGCTGGGCGTAGTGGTCGGCGAGGTAGCCGATATAGCGCCCGGTGAGAATCAGGAAGGCCATGCCCTCGCGGTCCGAGGCGCTCGCCGTGCAATTGAGCACCTGGTACTGCGCCTGGATCTCCGGCGGCAGGCGGAAGGTCGGGGCAATCGCCTCCTGGGCATTCAGGCGGGTATCGGAGAGCTGCGCATCATCCACATAGAACAGCGGGTGGCCGACCGCGCAGTACAGCTGCGAGCGCTCGCCATACAGCGGCTGGTACTCCAGGCCGGATAGCGGATGGCTCTGCGGCACCACGCCGACATGCAGGCTGCCATCCAGCACGCCCTGTTCCACCTCGGAGGGCGGCGTCATGCGGATCTGGATGCGTACGTCCGGGCCGCGTTCCTTGAGGCGCGACAGCGCATTGGTGATGCGCATGTGCGGCACCGTCACCAGGTTGTCGGTGAGGCCGATATGCAGCTCGCCGCGCAGCTCGCGGTGCAGGCCGTTGACCCCGTTGCGAAAGCTCTCCAGCGCGCCGAACAGCTGCAAGGCCGACTGGTACACCTCGCGGCCTTCCTCGGTCAGGGCAAACCCCGCGCGCCCGCGCTGGCACAGGCGCAGGCCCAGGCGCTGCTCCAGATCGCTCATCTGCTGGCTGATCGCCGAGCGGCCGATGCCCAGCACGCTTTCCGCGGCGGAGAAGCCACCGCACTCGACCACGCTGCGGAACAGGCGCAGCAGGCGGATTTCAAAATCGCTGACCTGGGCCAGCGGATCGGGGCGGCGCACACTCATTGTTTAGCTCTGGCTTAACTAAGGATAAGAAGAGTTGGGTTTTAGTGACTTTATGCCCGTGGCACCTTTCGCTGCAACAACAAACAGGTCCCGCTCCGGGAGAGCCACGATGAACATGCCGCAGACTGCCACCCCGTCCCTGGCCAGCCAGCTCAAGCTGGATGCCCACTGGATGCCGTTTTCCGCCAACCGCAACTTCAAGCGCGACCCGCGCCTGATCGTCGGCGCCGACGGCAACTACTTCATCGACGACAAGGGCCGCCGCGTGTTCGACAGCCTGTCCGGCCTGTGGACCTGTGGCGCCGGGCACAACCGCAAGGAAATCCAGGAGGCCGTGGCCAAGCAGCTGGGCACCCTCGACTACGCCCCGGGCTTCCAGTACGGCCACCCGCTGTCCTACCAGCTGGCCGAGAAAATCACCGAGCTGACCCCGGCCGGCCTCGACCACGTGTTCTACACCGACTCCGGCTCCGAGTGCGCCGACACCGCGGTGAAGATGGCCAAGGCCTACTGGCGCCTGAAAGGTCAGCCGAGCAAAACCAAATTTATCGGCCGTGCCCGTGGCTACCACGGCGTCAACATCGCCGGCACCAGCCTCGGCGGCATTGGCGGCAACCGCAAGATGTTCGGCCAGATGATGGACGCCGACCACCTGCCGCACACCCTGCAGTCGCACCTGGCCTTCACCAAGGGCATGGCGGCGACCGGCGGTGTGGAGCTGGCCAACGAACTGCTCAAGCTGATCGAGCTGCACGACGCCTCCAACATCGCCGCGGTGATCGTCGAGCCGATGTCCGGTTCCGCCGGCGTCATCGTGCCGCCCACCGGCTACCTGCAGCGCCTGCGCGAGATCTGCACCCAGCACAACATCCTGCTGATCTTCGACGAAGTGATCACCGCCTTCGGCCGCATGGGCAAGTGGACCGGTGCCGAGTACTTCGGCGTGGTGCCAGACATCATGAACACCGCCAAACAGGTCACCAACGGTGCCATCCCGCTGGGCGCGGTGATCGCCTCCAGCGAGATCTACAACACCTTCATGCAGCAGGCGATTCCCGAGCACATGGTCGAGTTTGGCCACGGCTACACCTACTCCGGCCACCCGGTAGCCTGCGCCGCCGGCCTGGCGACCCTGGAGCTGCTCAAGCGCGACAACCTGATCGAGCAGTCCGCCGCCCTGGCGCCGGTGTTCGAAGAGAAGCTGCATGGCCTCAAGGGCAGCAAGAACGTCATCGACATCCGCAACTGCGGCCTGGCCGGCGCGATCCAGATCGCCCCGCGTGACGGCGACGGCGTGATCCGCCCGTTCGAGGCCGGCATCAAGCTGTGGAACGCCGGCTTCTACGTGCGCTTCGGCGGCGACACCCTGCAGTTCGGGCCGACCTTCAACACCCAGCCCGAGCAGCTCGACACCCTGTTTAACGCCGTCGGCGATGTACTGAATAGCCTGGATTGATGCTTATCCCCTTCCCCCAAGTGGGGAGGGAACACGCTTCCTCCCCTCTCCCATTCATGGGAGAGGGGCCGGGGGAGAGGGCGGCCGGCAGCACAAAAGCCAAAGCCAAAGCCCCTCTCCCTAACCCTCTCCCACAAGTGGGAGAGGGGACTAGTACTCAGTAGGGTGGAAGTCCGCGCAACGACTTCCACCACCCAGCCGTAGGGTGGATGCCGCTGTTCGCATCCACCGTGCCGGCAACACCCATTTGCGGTGGATGAACAAAGCGTCATCCACCCTACGTGACACCAACGAGGAGTTTTCATGAGCACCGTCGCCCACCTGATCAATGGCGAAATCACCCTGCGCAGCGGCCGTACCGCCCAGGTCTTCAACCCGTCCATCGGCGAGCCCGTGCGCCAGGTCGAGCTGGCCGATCGCGCCACTATCCAGGCCGCCATCGACTCCGCCAAGGCTGCCTTCCCGGCCTGGCGCAACACCCCGCCGGCCAAGCGTGCCCAGGTCATGTTCCGCTTCAAGGTTCTGCTGGAAGCCAACAAAGACAAGATCGCCGCGATGATCAGCGAAGAGCACGGCAAGACCCTCGAAGACGCCGTCGGCGAACTGCAACGCGGCATCGAGAACGTCGAATACGCCTGTGGCGCCCCCGAGCTGCTGAAAGGCGAGTTCAACCGCAACGCCGGGCCGAACATCGACAGCTGGTCCGACCACCAGCCGCTGGGCGTGGTCGCCGGTATCACCCCATTCAACTTCCCGGCCATGGTGCCGCTGTGGATGTACCCGCTGGCCATCGTCTGCGGCAACTGCTTCATCCTCAAGCCGTCCGAGCGCGACCCGAGCTCCACCCTGTTCATCGCCCAGCTGCTCTGCGAAGCCGGCCTGCCGAATGGCGTGCTCAGCGTCATCAACGGCGACAAGGAAGCGGTGGACGCGCTGATCGAAGCGCCGGAAGTCAAAGCCATCAGCTTCGTCGGCTCGACGCCGATTGCCGAATACATCTACACCGAGGCCAACCGTCGCGGTAAGCGCGTACAGGCCCTGGGCGGCGCGAAGAACCACGCCGTGGTCCTGCCCGACGCCGACATCGACAACACCGTCAACGCCCTGATGGGCGCGGCGTACGGCTCCTGCGGCGAGCGCTGCATGGC encodes:
- a CDS encoding TetR/AcrR family transcriptional regulator gives rise to the protein MPADTSPVPSPAKPAGRIRQKNEKAIIAAAEEQFARHGYKGTSMNTIALAVGLPKANLHYYFNNKLGLYVAVLNNILDLWDATFSNLSVDDDPAQALSRYIRAKIEFSRTQPLASRIFAMEVISGGECLSGHFTQDYRDWFRGRAAVFQAWIDAGKMDPIDPVHLIFLLWGSTQHYADFASQICRLTGKNSLKKADFDEAADNLERIILKGCGLTLKAG
- a CDS encoding LysR family transcriptional regulator; the protein is MSVRRPDPLAQVSDFEIRLLRLFRSVVECGGFSAAESVLGIGRSAISQQMSDLEQRLGLRLCQRGRAGFALTEEGREVYQSALQLFGALESFRNGVNGLHRELRGELHIGLTDNLVTVPHMRITNALSRLKERGPDVRIQIRMTPPSEVEQGVLDGSLHVGVVPQSHPLSGLEYQPLYGERSQLYCAVGHPLFYVDDAQLSDTRLNAQEAIAPTFRLPPEIQAQYQVLNCTASASDREGMAFLILTGRYIGYLADHYAQQWVQQGRLRVLKPDSRFYELTLASVTRKGRRPQLVLESFLEALAETGS
- a CDS encoding CoA-acylating methylmalonate-semialdehyde dehydrogenase codes for the protein MSTVAHLINGEITLRSGRTAQVFNPSIGEPVRQVELADRATIQAAIDSAKAAFPAWRNTPPAKRAQVMFRFKVLLEANKDKIAAMISEEHGKTLEDAVGELQRGIENVEYACGAPELLKGEFNRNAGPNIDSWSDHQPLGVVAGITPFNFPAMVPLWMYPLAIVCGNCFILKPSERDPSSTLFIAQLLCEAGLPNGVLSVINGDKEAVDALIEAPEVKAISFVGSTPIAEYIYTEANRRGKRVQALGGAKNHAVVLPDADIDNTVNALMGAAYGSCGERCMAISVVVAVGDQVADTLVAKLTPKIRELKIGAGTSCGLDMGPLVTGAARDKVKGYVDAGVAQGATLVVDGRGLVVPGCEAGFFLGGSLFDHVTTEMSIYQEEIFGPVLCIVRVGSLEAAMQLINDHEYGNGTCIFTRDGEAARLFCDEIEVGMVGVNVPLPVPVAYHSFGGWKRSLFGDLHAYGPDGVRFYTKRKTITQRWPQRASHEAAQFAFPSNG
- a CDS encoding cytochrome b/b6 domain-containing protein encodes the protein MAAPTLRLWDPLVRLFHWSMAAAFIANYFFTEEGGDWHRWFGYYAVGWLAIRGVWGFIGTPAARWTDFWPTPARLAEHLRALLGGRPYHRLGHSPLGALVMILMMVLMLGLGLSGFLMEEVDYFWGEDWIEELHELFANGLLALVGLHLLAALVESVRLRENLPLSMVTGKRRRR
- a CDS encoding aspartate aminotransferase family protein, translating into MNMPQTATPSLASQLKLDAHWMPFSANRNFKRDPRLIVGADGNYFIDDKGRRVFDSLSGLWTCGAGHNRKEIQEAVAKQLGTLDYAPGFQYGHPLSYQLAEKITELTPAGLDHVFYTDSGSECADTAVKMAKAYWRLKGQPSKTKFIGRARGYHGVNIAGTSLGGIGGNRKMFGQMMDADHLPHTLQSHLAFTKGMAATGGVELANELLKLIELHDASNIAAVIVEPMSGSAGVIVPPTGYLQRLREICTQHNILLIFDEVITAFGRMGKWTGAEYFGVVPDIMNTAKQVTNGAIPLGAVIASSEIYNTFMQQAIPEHMVEFGHGYTYSGHPVACAAGLATLELLKRDNLIEQSAALAPVFEEKLHGLKGSKNVIDIRNCGLAGAIQIAPRDGDGVIRPFEAGIKLWNAGFYVRFGGDTLQFGPTFNTQPEQLDTLFNAVGDVLNSLD
- a CDS encoding PepSY domain-containing protein translates to MRKLLLLSLAIASPLAFAGPQCSTAEQSQWQDQTKFQENLKAEGYEIKKFKVTAGNCYEIYGWNKDKQKVEIYFDPVSGKAVKSEID